The following coding sequences lie in one Chthonomonadales bacterium genomic window:
- a CDS encoding Ig-like domain repeat protein, translating to MTHRHTVNPAASPGPARSCRRTGSRHHVALVTVLLSTALWAPNAPPALAAGGAPAFTDSWQAMVRRDGTVRGQIGLLDVGVGWTAVRLTDEVADLGLSYAPPEPAGAIGPDHFMLLLNGSATVFTRTGTVVPGTRVSLDTFFALSAGGVNYPRNGAFTPRVLYDRPSGRWFACALERGDPIRTANHLILAVSRTSDPTGVWDKYLLSVGLPTDDNNSYFTGYDTLGIDGAGVYFGMRIFPSNSANFAQIAATPKAPLLAASPSLGAVTTWGSISDMFSTPVPARNLSQAPADNFAWVVASSPYDLSGLTYRAIVWAGDTPSLSSTFTLSTPPFGLTVNAPALGSATPVFVRDMRIQSVVYRGGRLWACRNVGLNAAGGAASPDRTGVEWFEIDTTTPTPTVVQQGRVFDPAATAPAFFFFPSVTPNGQGHAAMGFAGSSESTHVGAYYTYRLATAPAGAMQGPVLLKAGAAPYEILDDAGRNRWGNYSSTTLDPNDDMTIWTVQAYAGSPANTWATWVAALRAPAPTLVSPAANAAAGQTGVTLNLAGTGFHDPGPGFRNRLVVQLQGGAPNGIGNYQVTFNGPTSITLRFDIAPDASSGPRDIAVTNPDGQTATAIGGFTVTGGQALATDLAVASASGAVGETVALTATLTRRDTGQGIPGKTVTFTVDGTGFDRATNAQGVATLLYAIPEGGGAGDRTVQASFAGDAAFLTASGSGTLTVSRAATISWIGARTGLASRHVYFWGYLKRESGLVPLVGRTVHLAVAGQRVDTSATDQDGRALLRYNIPVGTPPGDRVVASEFEGDTAYLASSDTNVLTVQVETRSWIGDRTIPAGKKVGFWGYLHRRDNNATIPGMTMHLVLFGQRVATAVTGADGRALLVYTVPPGTTPGAYTARVEFDDGGGYLPSFGTSTLTVTGP from the coding sequence ATGACCCATCGACACACCGTCAACCCGGCCGCGAGCCCCGGGCCGGCGAGGAGCTGTCGCCGCACCGGCTCGCGGCACCACGTCGCTCTCGTGACCGTCCTGCTCTCGACCGCCCTCTGGGCCCCGAACGCGCCGCCCGCCCTCGCCGCCGGCGGCGCCCCCGCGTTCACCGACTCCTGGCAGGCGATGGTCCGCCGTGATGGCACGGTGCGCGGACAGATCGGCCTGCTTGACGTGGGCGTCGGCTGGACGGCCGTCCGCCTGACGGACGAAGTTGCCGACCTGGGCCTCTCCTACGCGCCTCCCGAGCCGGCCGGCGCGATCGGCCCGGACCACTTCATGCTGCTGCTGAATGGCTCCGCCACCGTGTTCACTCGCACCGGCACCGTCGTCCCCGGCACGCGAGTGTCGCTGGACACGTTCTTCGCCTTGAGCGCCGGTGGGGTGAACTACCCGCGTAACGGGGCCTTCACCCCCCGCGTGCTCTACGATCGCCCGAGTGGGCGCTGGTTCGCGTGCGCTCTTGAGCGCGGCGACCCGATCCGAACGGCCAACCACCTGATCCTCGCGGTATCGCGCACATCGGATCCGACCGGCGTGTGGGACAAGTACCTGCTGAGCGTCGGCCTGCCGACGGACGATAACAACTCCTACTTCACCGGCTACGACACGCTCGGGATCGACGGCGCGGGCGTCTACTTTGGCATGCGCATCTTTCCCTCCAACAGCGCCAATTTCGCCCAGATCGCCGCCACGCCGAAGGCGCCCCTGCTGGCTGCCTCTCCGTCCCTAGGCGCCGTGACGACGTGGGGCAGCATCTCCGACATGTTCAGCACGCCGGTCCCGGCCCGCAACCTGTCGCAAGCCCCCGCGGACAACTTCGCCTGGGTCGTTGCGTCGTCGCCCTACGACCTCTCGGGCCTGACCTACCGCGCGATCGTCTGGGCCGGCGACACGCCCTCGCTCTCCTCTACCTTCACGCTCTCCACTCCCCCGTTCGGCCTCACGGTCAACGCGCCGGCGCTCGGCAGCGCCACGCCTGTCTTCGTGCGCGACATGCGCATCCAGTCCGTCGTCTACCGCGGCGGGCGGCTCTGGGCGTGCCGAAACGTGGGTCTGAACGCCGCGGGAGGCGCCGCCTCGCCGGACCGCACCGGCGTTGAGTGGTTCGAGATCGACACGACAACGCCCACGCCGACCGTAGTGCAGCAAGGGCGCGTCTTCGATCCCGCCGCCACGGCCCCCGCCTTCTTCTTCTTCCCGTCGGTCACGCCAAACGGCCAGGGCCACGCGGCGATGGGTTTCGCGGGATCGAGCGAGAGCACGCACGTGGGCGCATACTACACCTATCGGCTCGCGACGGCGCCGGCCGGCGCCATGCAGGGCCCCGTCCTGCTGAAGGCGGGCGCGGCCCCCTACGAGATCCTGGACGATGCCGGGCGCAACCGCTGGGGCAACTACAGCTCGACCACGCTGGACCCGAACGATGACATGACCATCTGGACGGTCCAGGCGTACGCCGGGTCGCCCGCAAACACCTGGGCCACCTGGGTCGCGGCTCTGCGCGCGCCCGCGCCAACCCTGGTGAGCCCGGCCGCCAACGCCGCCGCGGGCCAGACGGGCGTGACGCTCAACCTGGCCGGCACCGGCTTCCACGACCCCGGCCCCGGCTTCCGTAATCGGTTGGTCGTGCAACTCCAGGGCGGAGCGCCGAACGGGATCGGCAACTACCAGGTCACCTTCAACGGCCCGACCAGCATCACCCTGCGCTTCGACATCGCGCCGGACGCCTCCAGCGGACCCCGCGACATCGCCGTGACCAACCCGGACGGCCAGACGGCCACGGCGATCGGCGGCTTCACCGTGACCGGCGGCCAGGCCCTCGCCACGGACCTCGCCGTCGCCTCCGCGAGCGGCGCAGTCGGGGAGACGGTCGCCCTCACTGCGACCCTCACGCGCCGCGACACGGGGCAAGGTATTCCGGGGAAGACCGTCACGTTCACCGTGGACGGCACAGGGTTCGACCGCGCCACCAACGCACAGGGCGTTGCCACGCTGCTCTACGCGATCCCGGAGGGCGGCGGAGCTGGCGACCGAACGGTGCAGGCGAGCTTCGCGGGCGACGCGGCCTTCCTGACGGCCAGCGGCTCAGGCACTCTCACGGTGTCTCGCGCCGCCACCATATCGTGGATCGGCGCGCGCACCGGCCTGGCGAGCCGACACGTCTACTTCTGGGGCTACCTGAAGCGCGAGAGCGGCCTGGTGCCCCTGGTCGGCCGCACCGTTCACCTGGCCGTGGCGGGCCAGCGGGTCGACACGAGCGCAACCGACCAGGACGGGCGCGCTCTGCTGCGCTACAACATCCCGGTCGGCACGCCGCCCGGCGACCGAGTGGTGGCCTCGGAGTTCGAAGGAGACACCGCCTACCTGGCGAGCAGCGACACCAACGTGCTCACGGTCCAGGTGGAGACACGCTCCTGGATCGGCGACCGGACCATCCCGGCCGGCAAGAAGGTGGGCTTCTGGGGGTACCTTCACCGCCGTGACAACAACGCAACCATCCCCGGCATGACGATGCACCTCGTGCTGTTCGGTCAGCGCGTGGCCACTGCCGTCACCGGCGCCGACGGCCGGGCGCTACTGGTCTACACGGTGCCGCCCGGCACCACGCCCGGGGCCTACACCGCCCGCGTGGAGTTCGACGATGGCGGAGGCTACCTGCCCTCATTCGGCACGAGCACTCTGACGGTCACCGGGCCGTAG
- the kdsB gene encoding 3-deoxy-manno-octulosonate cytidylyltransferase, which produces MSERGDAGTRPGGGPRVVGVIPARLAATRLPNKPLLEIAGSPMIEWVWRRALAARRLDDLYIATPDRAVLDAVGAFGGKAIMTSDRHRSGTDRIAEAARNIPCDIVVNVQGDEPLLDPGYVDRAAEALLDDPALEMASLMCPCPTEEVDNPATVKVVCALNGDALYFSRFGVPFRRSDRETVVPMQHIGLYAYRREFLFRFAALPPTPLERAESLEQMRVLEHGHRIRLVAVPRAPLSVDTPEDLKKVRRILAGPHG; this is translated from the coding sequence ATGAGCGAGCGAGGGGATGCGGGCACGCGGCCCGGCGGCGGTCCCCGTGTCGTGGGGGTGATCCCGGCCCGACTGGCGGCCACGAGGCTTCCGAACAAGCCCCTGCTGGAGATCGCCGGATCGCCGATGATCGAGTGGGTGTGGCGTCGAGCGCTCGCCGCGCGGCGCCTGGACGATCTCTACATCGCCACGCCGGACCGGGCCGTCCTAGACGCCGTCGGCGCTTTCGGCGGCAAGGCCATCATGACTTCGGATCGGCACCGCTCGGGCACCGATCGGATCGCCGAAGCCGCGCGGAACATCCCCTGCGACATCGTCGTCAACGTACAGGGGGATGAGCCGCTGCTCGATCCGGGCTACGTCGACCGCGCCGCGGAAGCACTGCTGGACGACCCGGCCCTCGAGATGGCCTCGCTAATGTGCCCGTGTCCCACCGAGGAGGTTGACAACCCCGCGACGGTCAAAGTAGTATGTGCACTGAACGGTGACGCGCTCTACTTCTCCCGCTTCGGCGTGCCGTTCCGGCGCAGCGACCGCGAGACGGTCGTCCCGATGCAGCATATCGGACTCTATGCCTATCGGAGGGAATTCCTGTTCCGGTTCGCCGCGCTGCCGCCGACACCGCTGGAGCGCGCCGAATCGCTGGAACAGATGCGAGTGCTTGAGCACGGTCATCGTATCCGCCTGGTAGCGGTCCCCCGGGCACCCCTGTCGGTGGATACGCCGGAAGACCTGAAGAAAGTCCGGCGTATCCTGGCTGGTCCGCATGGATAG
- a CDS encoding glycosyltransferase family 9 protein: protein MSGTPRPPDMRAVRRLLIVKLSSIGDVVHALPVSAALGRSFPHLEITWVVEAMAAPMVRGNPWLSEVITLPPDWRRHRLSAAAARRFLALRADLRARRFDVALDLQGLSKSALIAWASGAPRRYGYDWLRELAPLLERRVPRQASSVHVVEQFLDVAGFLGARTRPVEFPLDIPDADARSARELLTGSDLPPGAAYLAVNPSAGGGGNKGWGADRFAAALDDLARDPGLPAVLVGGPGDREVGEAIRRSAVTRPRDLIGQTNLKQLAAILRGCAGHLCGDTGSAHIAAALGTPVVSLFGRSNPARLAPYGQERFALHHRERCADPCRRFHERAPLNSHQKCLCPPPRCLAAIGVDEVVAAVRGALGANARPRGAAGQAAREESE from the coding sequence ATGAGCGGCACGCCGCGGCCGCCGGACATGCGCGCCGTCCGCCGACTGCTGATCGTCAAGCTTAGCTCGATCGGCGATGTCGTGCATGCACTGCCGGTATCGGCCGCGCTCGGCCGCTCGTTCCCGCACCTTGAGATCACGTGGGTCGTGGAGGCGATGGCGGCGCCGATGGTACGCGGCAATCCATGGCTGAGCGAGGTGATCACGTTGCCGCCCGACTGGCGGCGGCATCGCCTGTCGGCGGCCGCGGCGCGCCGGTTCCTCGCGCTGCGCGCCGACCTGCGCGCGCGCCGGTTCGATGTGGCGCTGGACCTTCAGGGGCTCAGCAAGAGCGCGCTCATCGCCTGGGCCTCGGGCGCGCCGCGCCGGTACGGCTACGACTGGCTCCGGGAACTGGCTCCGCTCCTGGAGCGAAGGGTGCCCCGACAGGCCTCCAGCGTGCACGTGGTCGAGCAGTTCCTCGACGTGGCCGGATTCCTCGGCGCCAGGACCCGCCCCGTGGAGTTCCCACTGGACATCCCGGACGCCGACGCCCGGTCGGCGCGGGAGCTCCTGACCGGCAGCGACCTTCCGCCGGGCGCGGCGTACCTGGCGGTTAACCCCTCGGCGGGAGGCGGCGGGAACAAGGGCTGGGGCGCGGATCGCTTCGCGGCCGCCCTCGACGACCTCGCCCGCGATCCCGGACTGCCGGCGGTGCTCGTCGGAGGGCCGGGCGACCGGGAGGTGGGCGAGGCGATCCGGCGGTCCGCCGTTACTCGGCCGCGCGACCTGATTGGCCAGACCAACCTCAAGCAACTCGCGGCCATCCTGCGCGGGTGCGCCGGGCATCTGTGCGGGGATACGGGATCGGCCCACATCGCGGCCGCCCTCGGCACGCCGGTGGTCTCGCTGTTCGGGCGCAGCAACCCCGCGCGCCTGGCTCCCTATGGGCAGGAGCGTTTCGCCCTGCACCACCGGGAGCGCTGCGCGGACCCGTGCAGGCGGTTCCACGAGCGGGCGCCGCTCAACAGCCACCAGAAGTGCCTGTGCCCCCCGCCTCGGTGTCTGGCGGCGATCGGGGTGGATGAGGTGGTCGCGGCGGTCCGAGGCGCCCTCGGCGCGAACGCGCGACCCCGCGGAGCGGCCGGCCAGGCCGCTCGGGAGGAGAGCGAATGA
- the lpxK gene encoding tetraacyldisaccharide 4'-kinase: MPPLTPERFLPIIDGTRRDPAARLTRGALAALAPAYVAGLRLYLAPYRLGIRRQARLPCSVISVGNLTTGGTGKTPMTQRIAAYLLGEGLRVCVLSRGYRGAAERGAEIVSTADRVLLGAAQAGDEAYMLARLLPGVPVMVGRDRRVTGALAAERFAPDAIVLDDGMQFYQLHRDLDVVLLDAAAPFGDGRTLPRGLLREPPSHLRRAGVVVLTGAERAGAAGLQRAREQVGRHARSASLFAADYACVSLRALDRSLEREVEWLVGRPVATLCALGNPEAFEEQARRAGGRLVHAARLPDHHAATLAELNEAIAAAQAAGAEAILVSEKDAVKLPPLNRPLPFYALIARLRLDNEAAFFARVLEAAGRPALTGAEASR, from the coding sequence ATGCCGCCGCTGACACCAGAGCGCTTTCTGCCCATCATCGACGGCACGCGCCGCGACCCGGCCGCCCGCCTGACGCGCGGCGCGCTCGCTGCTCTGGCGCCGGCCTACGTGGCGGGCCTGAGACTCTACCTCGCGCCGTACCGGCTCGGCATCCGAAGGCAGGCGCGCCTTCCGTGTTCCGTCATCAGCGTCGGCAACCTCACGACAGGCGGCACCGGCAAGACTCCCATGACCCAGCGCATCGCCGCCTACCTGCTCGGCGAGGGACTGCGCGTGTGCGTGCTCAGCCGCGGCTATCGTGGAGCCGCGGAGCGCGGCGCGGAGATCGTCTCGACGGCGGACCGAGTGCTGCTCGGCGCGGCTCAGGCCGGCGACGAGGCATACATGCTGGCGCGGCTCCTCCCGGGAGTGCCCGTGATGGTGGGCCGCGATCGCCGGGTCACCGGCGCGTTGGCGGCCGAGCGGTTCGCCCCGGACGCGATCGTTCTTGACGACGGCATGCAGTTCTATCAGCTCCATCGCGACCTCGATGTTGTGCTGCTCGACGCCGCGGCCCCATTCGGCGACGGCCGCACCCTGCCGCGCGGCCTGCTGCGCGAGCCGCCCTCGCACCTTCGCCGCGCGGGTGTCGTCGTGCTCACCGGGGCCGAGCGGGCCGGCGCCGCCGGGCTCCAGCGCGCTCGGGAGCAGGTGGGTCGCCATGCGCGGAGCGCGTCGCTGTTTGCCGCGGACTACGCCTGTGTCTCCCTGCGTGCGCTTGACCGCTCGCTCGAGCGCGAGGTCGAGTGGCTCGTTGGCCGGCCCGTGGCGACCCTCTGCGCGCTCGGCAACCCGGAGGCCTTCGAGGAGCAGGCGCGCCGCGCGGGCGGTCGGCTGGTGCACGCGGCGCGGCTTCCCGACCACCACGCCGCCACGCTCGCCGAGCTGAACGAAGCCATCGCCGCGGCGCAGGCCGCCGGGGCCGAGGCGATTCTTGTCAGCGAGAAGGACGCGGTCAAACTGCCTCCCCTGAACCGGCCCCTGCCCTTCTACGCGCTGATCGCCCGGCTTCGACTGGACAACGAGGCCGCCTTCTTCGCTCGGGTGCTGGAGGCGGCCGGGCGCCCGGCCCTGACCGGCGCGGAGGCGTCCCGATGA
- a CDS encoding lysophospholipid acyltransferase family protein: MTEGVVRRKRLARAAGLRALRVLLAVVRRLPLGTALALGRGLGGLMRLASRRRYEVALSNLRVAFGDAMDEEERRRVARACFRHFGMFAVEGMRFPYLSDAEVLRRVSVPPDVARRADELKSRAQGALLLTAHLGNFEIAGRWASIQGIPIIALARPARDAGTTALMKELRARNGIQVVTLGESLRPVLAGLRKGSAVAIVCDQNAADIFVPFFGRPTGTVDGPARLALRTGVPMLVAHCVRDGRGGYTVGLDGELDAAPTGDERADVERIMADVNRLLEAGIRRHPEQWLWFHDRWRASPPVEPADGNQP; this comes from the coding sequence ATGACCGAAGGCGTCGTTCGCCGCAAGCGCCTGGCCCGCGCCGCCGGCCTGCGCGCGCTGCGCGTGCTGCTTGCCGTGGTGCGCCGTCTGCCGCTTGGAACCGCGCTCGCGCTCGGTCGGGGCCTTGGCGGCCTGATGCGCCTCGCCTCGCGCCGCCGCTACGAGGTGGCGCTCAGCAACCTGCGCGTCGCGTTCGGCGACGCGATGGACGAGGAGGAGCGGCGGCGCGTGGCGCGCGCATGCTTCCGCCACTTCGGCATGTTCGCGGTGGAGGGCATGAGGTTTCCGTACCTCTCCGATGCCGAGGTGCTCCGCCGAGTGAGCGTCCCGCCCGATGTTGCGCGGCGTGCCGACGAGCTGAAGTCGCGCGCACAGGGCGCTCTGTTGCTCACCGCACACCTGGGCAACTTCGAGATAGCCGGCCGCTGGGCCTCGATCCAGGGCATACCCATCATCGCGCTGGCGCGCCCGGCACGCGACGCGGGCACTACGGCGCTGATGAAGGAGTTGCGCGCGCGCAACGGCATCCAGGTCGTCACGCTGGGCGAATCGCTCAGGCCGGTGCTGGCCGGGCTCCGCAAGGGGTCGGCCGTGGCCATCGTGTGCGACCAGAACGCGGCGGACATCTTCGTGCCCTTCTTCGGCCGCCCGACGGGCACCGTGGACGGCCCCGCCCGCCTCGCGCTGCGCACGGGGGTCCCGATGCTCGTGGCGCACTGCGTGCGCGACGGGCGCGGCGGCTACACGGTCGGCCTGGACGGCGAGCTGGACGCGGCGCCGACCGGGGACGAGAGGGCGGACGTCGAGCGCATCATGGCCGACGTGAACCGCCTGCTGGAGGCGGGTATCCGGCGCCATCCGGAGCAATGGCTCTGGTTCCACGACCGCTGGCGCGCCTCCCCGCCGGTCGAGCCGGCCGATGGAAACCAGCCATGA
- a CDS encoding NPCBM/NEW2 domain-containing protein yields the protein MLRTRRQVLTAAALLVTAPCHASAAPLTVTREAGSWRVVNRATGDALGLGAGAPRFEFVDGAVGGDMAGAAAWTAVPTTTPGRRRWRAQWRAADGTEIRALLDVDERRGLVHRSAALRLAGTRARLLRSVVLDTARGAGQAFRAEPGIQSQPALGRSFFAGIEYPIAATRADSDALNLAYEPGRQIRPGAWYHTHTAVYGAAPTGGAARAFVRYIDGLRPAPRGVHFNYNSWWTSPVPYRERDILDLVSTIHRRMERPYGAAPDTVCIDMGWSRADGIWEVDRELFPRGLAPLARACAGMGAHPGLWVSPSAVYPPALNLAAARRNGFETDGRKACLAGSHYRAALERALVTLARQGSLRHVKLDGYVPTCDQAGHGHEPGALSAEPIADGMIRVLRALRAAAPDVWIEPTCFGPRPSPWWLRYCNSVTGSFGDDAPAGRTPCPTYRESYTTARDWYNLQGTATIRLPIAAQEVLGIVHQSPEPLQNDSVMAVLRGHQFLPLYVNPRHMTERRWAFLAALVRWARANQGVLAETVPIYPPSWRNYLESGSGEAPPLREPYGYAHWHGGRGLVCLRNPWIEPARVRLSLAGDLGASGLRGRVAVACVYPTPASVARRLAADGVLDITMAPYETAVLAIGPASEAVLVPPRATAPAVAATARVRTTRFVDTDTRDPNGPDYTRVLAAPGPRLRVRLDATTRCGEASDLLLLTRAPVPVEAPVISVTLDGRPLFARLLSSAAGWRATGLPEPEHWAWAVARVPPGRHRVVADMQTASEGVVVEGWLAPFAAPAAGTLVRDGFLPPPERRYLAARRVLGPTRLTDDLPEERGAGPEVRIAGVYLDTLDPEAVSQGWGTLQRNRSVWEKPMTLGGRLFRRGLGTHAPARIVYALDGRWRRFRAWAGADQATAPTISMAVRVDGRIVWRADRVTRETPPARIDVSVARARRLELIVGDGGNGLAGDHADWADAMLSR from the coding sequence ATGCTGAGGACCCGGCGCCAGGTGCTGACAGCGGCGGCGCTGCTGGTGACGGCCCCGTGCCATGCGAGTGCGGCGCCGCTCACGGTCACCCGTGAAGCCGGCTCCTGGCGCGTGGTGAACCGCGCGACGGGCGACGCGCTCGGACTCGGCGCCGGCGCTCCACGCTTCGAGTTCGTTGATGGCGCGGTGGGTGGCGACATGGCGGGCGCGGCCGCCTGGACCGCCGTGCCGACAACCACCCCGGGCCGCCGCCGATGGCGTGCCCAATGGCGCGCCGCCGACGGGACCGAGATCCGCGCGCTCCTGGACGTAGACGAGCGGCGCGGCCTGGTCCACCGCAGCGCAGCGCTGCGCCTGGCCGGCACGCGGGCGCGCCTGCTGCGCTCGGTCGTGCTGGACACGGCGCGCGGAGCGGGCCAGGCGTTCCGAGCGGAGCCGGGCATCCAGAGCCAGCCAGCCCTGGGGCGCTCGTTCTTCGCCGGCATCGAGTACCCGATCGCCGCGACGCGTGCCGACAGCGACGCGCTCAACCTCGCGTATGAGCCCGGCCGGCAGATCCGGCCGGGCGCCTGGTACCACACCCACACAGCGGTCTACGGCGCCGCGCCGACGGGCGGGGCCGCGCGCGCTTTCGTTCGCTACATCGACGGTCTGCGCCCCGCGCCGCGCGGCGTACACTTCAACTACAACAGCTGGTGGACCTCACCCGTGCCCTACCGCGAGCGCGACATCCTCGACCTGGTGAGCACGATCCACCGCCGCATGGAGCGCCCGTATGGCGCCGCGCCGGATACCGTCTGCATCGACATGGGCTGGTCGCGCGCCGATGGCATCTGGGAGGTCGACCGCGAGCTCTTCCCCCGGGGCCTCGCGCCTCTCGCGCGCGCTTGCGCCGGAATGGGCGCGCACCCGGGCCTGTGGGTCTCGCCGAGCGCGGTCTACCCTCCGGCCCTCAACCTGGCCGCCGCGCGCCGGAACGGCTTCGAGACCGACGGGCGCAAGGCGTGCCTGGCGGGGTCGCACTATCGCGCGGCCCTCGAGCGCGCGCTGGTCACTCTGGCGCGCCAGGGCAGCCTGCGCCACGTGAAGCTCGACGGCTACGTTCCTACCTGCGACCAGGCCGGCCACGGCCACGAGCCCGGCGCGCTATCGGCCGAACCGATCGCGGACGGCATGATCCGCGTGTTGCGAGCGCTGCGCGCGGCCGCACCCGACGTGTGGATCGAGCCTACCTGCTTCGGCCCGCGCCCGAGCCCCTGGTGGCTGCGCTACTGCAACTCGGTCACCGGCTCGTTCGGCGACGACGCTCCGGCCGGCCGCACCCCCTGCCCCACCTACCGCGAGAGCTATACGACAGCGCGCGACTGGTACAACCTGCAGGGTACGGCGACCATTCGCCTGCCGATCGCCGCCCAGGAGGTGCTCGGGATCGTCCACCAGAGCCCCGAGCCGCTCCAGAACGACTCCGTGATGGCGGTGCTGCGCGGGCATCAGTTCCTTCCGCTCTACGTGAACCCACGCCACATGACGGAGCGCCGATGGGCCTTCCTGGCGGCCCTCGTCCGTTGGGCGCGCGCCAACCAGGGGGTGCTGGCCGAGACCGTGCCGATCTACCCGCCGTCGTGGCGCAACTACCTGGAGAGCGGCTCGGGCGAGGCCCCGCCCCTGCGGGAGCCCTATGGCTACGCGCACTGGCACGGCGGCCGCGGGCTCGTCTGCCTGCGCAACCCCTGGATCGAGCCCGCGCGCGTGCGGCTCTCGCTGGCCGGCGATCTCGGCGCCTCCGGCTTGCGCGGCCGGGTCGCCGTCGCGTGCGTCTACCCGACTCCCGCATCGGTCGCGCGCCGCCTGGCCGCCGACGGCGTGCTCGACATCACCATGGCACCTTACGAGACCGCGGTGCTCGCGATCGGCCCGGCCTCCGAGGCAGTCCTGGTCCCGCCGCGCGCGACGGCGCCCGCCGTCGCCGCGACGGCTCGTGTCCGCACCACACGGTTTGTCGACACGGACACGCGCGATCCCAACGGGCCCGACTACACGCGGGTCCTCGCCGCGCCCGGCCCGAGACTGCGGGTGCGCCTCGACGCGACGACCCGGTGCGGCGAGGCGAGCGACCTGCTGCTCCTCACGCGCGCCCCGGTGCCGGTCGAGGCGCCGGTGATCTCGGTCACGCTCGATGGTCGTCCCCTGTTCGCCCGCTTGCTGAGCTCCGCGGCCGGTTGGCGCGCCACGGGGCTTCCGGAGCCGGAGCACTGGGCCTGGGCCGTGGCGCGCGTGCCACCGGGCCGCCACCGCGTGGTGGCCGACATGCAGACCGCCTCGGAGGGCGTCGTCGTGGAGGGGTGGCTCGCGCCGTTCGCGGCCCCGGCGGCTGGCACACTCGTTCGCGACGGCTTCCTTCCGCCGCCCGAGCGCCGCTACCTGGCGGCGCGGCGCGTGCTCGGCCCCACGCGCCTGACCGACGACCTGCCCGAGGAGCGCGGCGCCGGCCCCGAAGTGCGCATTGCGGGCGTCTACCTCGACACGCTGGATCCTGAGGCGGTCTCCCAGGGGTGGGGCACGCTCCAGCGAAACCGCAGCGTGTGGGAGAAGCCAATGACACTGGGAGGACGCCTGTTCCGCCGTGGGTTGGGTACCCACGCTCCGGCGCGCATCGTCTATGCGCTTGACGGCCGGTGGCGCCGCTTCCGAGCATGGGCGGGCGCCGACCAGGCTACCGCGCCCACCATATCCATGGCGGTGCGCGTCGACGGGCGTATCGTCTGGCGCGCCGACAGGGTAACGCGCGAGACGCCGCCCGCGCGCATCGATGTGAGCGTGGCGAGAGCCCGCCGCCTGGAGCTCATCGTGGGCGACGGCGGCAACGGCCTGGCGGGCGACCACGCCGACTGGGCCGACGCCATGCTGAGCAGGTAG